One Arvicanthis niloticus isolate mArvNil1 chromosome 13, mArvNil1.pat.X, whole genome shotgun sequence genomic window carries:
- the Ppp6r2 gene encoding serine/threonine-protein phosphatase 6 regulatory subunit 2 isoform X10, which yields MVFLKKKDKFISLILKHIGTSALMDLLLRLVSCVEPVGLRQEVLHWLNEEKVIQRLVELIHPHQDEDRQSNASQALCDIIRLGRDQGSQLQETVEPDPLLIALESQDCVEQLLKNMFDGDQTESCLVSGMQVLLALLEPRRVGTEGLVDSFSQGLERSYSVSSSILRGIEPWLKNFHQLLLNPPKKKAILTTIGVLEEPLGNARLHGARLMAALLHTNTPSINQELCRLNTMDLLLDLFFKYTWNNFLHFQVELCIAAILSHAAPEEQAEASGSDGTVELLQGSGDGNGKLETAPSITSPPENMMVTHLFQKCCLVQRILEAWEANDHTQAAGGMRRGNMGHLTRIANAVVQNLEQGPVQTHISEVIRGLPADCRGRWESFVEETLMETNRRNTVDLVSTHHLHSSSEDEDIEGTFPNELSLQQAFSEYQIQQMTANFVDQFGFNDEEFADQDDNINAPFDRIAEINFNIEADEDSPSAALFEACCSDRIQPFDDDEEEDIWEDEETRCTARVMARARFGVPHVSDNYSKNALEHGGQDRKTGSAAARNVPGLATPSSPTQKEGPLSESDSAGTTWTAVFDEPVNPLSAAPGAARDVGSSAWAAGPSVAEEKGWAKFTDFQPFCCSETGPRCSSPVDMDHSNAEDGQSPGPEKAFGPTSPCAWNACVTRKAPLVVSDSSSSGGSDSEDDEKATGAVNAVCIGHTGKASLPPRIAEAVAGRAECPDSTVLAPACPAPSEVTVSPAMATIAPSKAGSPMATIVVSSSVTTAVPPGPITAVTTAAPAIVATLGTMTKDRKTDALPEGAALNGPV from the exons ATGGTGTTCTTGAAGAAGAAGGACAAGTTCATCAGTCTGATACTGAAGCACATAGGCACCTCAGCTCTCATGGACCTGCTGCTGCGCCTGGTCAGCTGTGTGGAGCCCGTTGGTCTCCGGCAGGAGGTCCTacat tGGCTTAATGaagagaaagtcatccagagactTGTGGAATTGATCCACCCTCACCAGGATGAAGAT AGACAGTCAAATGCTTCTCAGGCGCTCTGTGACATCATCAGGCTGGGCAGAGACCAGGGCAGTCAGCTGCAGGAGACTGTGGAGCCAGACCCCCTCCTCATAGCACTGGAGTC GCAGGACTGTGTGGAGCAGCTTCTGAAGAACATGTTTGATGGGGATCAGACGGAGAGCTGCCTGGTCAGTGGGATGCAGGTGCTGCTTGCCTTGCTGGAGCCAAGGCGTGTTGG AACAGAAGGCTTGGTGGACTCCTTTTCTCAGGGACTGGAAAGGTCGTACTCTGTCAGCAGCAGCATCCTACGTGGCATCGAACCATGGCTGAAGAATTTCCATCAGCTCCTACTCAACCCACCAAAG AAAAAAGCAATCCTGACCACTATTGGTGTGCTGGAGGAGCCCCTGGGGAATGCTCGTCTTCATGGTGCACGCCTCATGGCTGCACtgctgcacacaaacacacccagcaTCAACCAGGAGCTCTGCCGACTCAACACCATGGACTTACTGCTG GACTTGTTTTTTAAGTACACCTGGAATAACTTTTTGCACTTCCAAGTGGAACTATGCATAGCCGCTATTCTTTCCCATGCTGCTCCGGAGGAACAGGCAGAAGCTAGTGGATCAGATGGCACGGTGGAGCTTCTGCAGGGGAGTGGAGATGGGAATGGGAAGCTGGAGACTGCCCCATCCATCACCAGCCCTCCTGAGAACATGATGGTGACCCAT CTGTTCCAGAAGTGCTGCCTGGTACAGAGGATCCTGGAAGCCTGGGAAGCCAATGACCACACACA GGCAGCAGGTGGCATGAGACGTGGGAATATGGGCCACCTCACACGGATCGCCAATGCAGTTGTACAGAACCTGGAGCAGGGCCCGGTGCAGACCCACATCAGTGAAGTCATCCGAG GGCTCCCTGCAGATTGCCGTGGACGCTGGGAGAGCTTTGTGGAAGAGACGCTGATGGAGACCAACCGCAGGAACACTGTGGACCTG GTGAGCACTCACCACCTTCACTCCTCAAGTGAGGACGAGGACATTGAGGGGACTTTCCCTAACGAGCTGTCCCTTCAGCAG GCCTTCTCTGAGTACCAGATCCAGCAGATGACAGCAAACTTTGTGGATCAGTTTGGCTTCAATGATGAGGAATTTGCAGACCAGGATGACAACATCAA TGCCCCATTTGACCGGATTGCAGAGATCAACTTCAACATCGAAGCCGATGAGGACAGT CCCAGTGCAGCTCTGTTTGAAGCCTGCTGCAGTGATCGGATCCAGCCCTTcgatgatgatgaagaggaggacaTCTGGGAAGATGAGGAGACTCGATGCACTGCCCGGGTGATGGCCAGAGCCAG GTTTGGAGTCCCTCATGTCTCGGATAATTACTCAAAGAATGCCTTGGAACATGGAGGCCAGGACAGGAAGACTGGCTCAGCAGCAGCTAGGAACGTGCCTGGATTGGCCACTCCCTCATCCCCTACACAGAAAGAAGGTCCTCTCTCAGAGAGCGATTCAGCAG GTACTACATGGACAGCAGTTTTTGACGAGCCAGTGAACCCACTGTCTGCAGCCCCAGGAGCTGCGAGGGATGTGGGTTCTAGTGCGTGGGCAGCCGGTCCTTCAGTTGCAGAGGAGAAAGGCTGGGCCAAATTCACTGACTTCCAGCCTTTCTGCTG CTCTGAGACAGGGCCCCGGTGCAGCTCTCCTGTGGACATGGACCACAGCAATGCTGAGGATGGCCAGAGTCCAGGCCCAGAGAAAGCCT TTGGTCCTACCTCGCCTTGTGCCTGGAATGCCTGTGTCACTAGGAAGGCCCCACTGGTAGTGTCTGACAGCAGCTCCTCTGGGGGATCGGACAGTGAAGACGATGAGAAGGCAACGGGAGCTGTGAATGCTGTGTGCATAGGCCACACTGGAAAGGCCTCCCTGCCACCCAGGATAGCGGAGGCCGTTGCTGGCAG GGCTGAGTGTCCTGACAGTACGGTGTTAGCCCCTGCCTGCCCTGCACCTTCAGAAGTGACCGTCAGTCCTGCTATGGCTACCATAGCACCAAGCAAGGCAGGCTCTCCCATGGCCACCATAGTGGTCTCTTCCTCAGTGACTACTGCAGTGCCCCCGGGACCGATCACGGCTGTAACCACAGCAGCCCCAGCCATAGTTGCCACCCTGGGGACAATGACAAAGGACAG GAAGACAGATGCCCTGCCAGAAGGAGCTGCCTTAAATGGTCCTGTGTAA
- the Ppp6r2 gene encoding serine/threonine-protein phosphatase 6 regulatory subunit 2 isoform X9 has protein sequence MVFLKKKDKFISLILKHIGTSALMDLLLRLVSCVEPVGLRQEVLHWLNEEKVIQRLVELIHPHQDEDTSVMPDHPVVAFVYPTEPTKQLGEKLLACRGFPVAVFQKRQSNASQALCDIIRLGRDQGSQLQETVEPDPLLIALESQDCVEQLLKNMFDGDQTESCLVSGMQVLLALLEPRRVGTEGLVDSFSQGLERSYSVSSSILRGIEPWLKNFHQLLLNPPKKKAILTTIGVLEEPLGNARLHGARLMAALLHTNTPSINQELCRLNTMDLLLDLFFKYTWNNFLHFQVELCIAAILSHAAPEEQAEASGSDGTVELLQGSGDGNGKLETAPSITSPPENMMVTHLFQKCCLVQRILEAWEANDHTQAAGGMRRGNMGHLTRIANAVVQNLEQGPVQTHISEVIRGLPADCRGRWESFVEETLMETNRRNTVDLVSTHHLHSSSEDEDIEGTFPNELSLQQAFSEYQIQQMTANFVDQFGFNDEEFADQDDNINAPFDRIAEINFNIEADEDSPSAALFEACCSDRIQPFDDDEEEDIWEDEETRCTARVMARARFGVPHVSDNYSKNALEHGGQDRKTGSAAARNVPGLATPSSPTQKEGPLSESDSAGTTWTAVFDEPVNPLSAAPGAARDVGSSAWAAGPSVAEEKGWAKFTDFQPFCCSETGPRCSSPVDMDHSNAEDGQSPGPEKAFGPTSPCAWNACVTRKAPLVVSDSSSSGGSDSEDDEKATGAVNAVCIGHTGKASLPPRIAEAVAGRAECPDSTVLAPACPAPSEVTVSPAMATIAPSKAGSPMATIVVSSSVTTAVPPGPITAVTTAAPAIVATLGTMTKDRKTDALPEGAALNGPV, from the exons ATGGTGTTCTTGAAGAAGAAGGACAAGTTCATCAGTCTGATACTGAAGCACATAGGCACCTCAGCTCTCATGGACCTGCTGCTGCGCCTGGTCAGCTGTGTGGAGCCCGTTGGTCTCCGGCAGGAGGTCCTacat tGGCTTAATGaagagaaagtcatccagagactTGTGGAATTGATCCACCCTCACCAGGATGAAGAT ACTTCAGTGATGCCTGATCATCCTGTTGTGGCCTTTGTCTACCCCACGGAGCCCACCAAACAGCTGGGAGAGAAATTGTTGGCGTGTAGAGGATTTCCTGTAGCTGTGTTCCAAAAG AGACAGTCAAATGCTTCTCAGGCGCTCTGTGACATCATCAGGCTGGGCAGAGACCAGGGCAGTCAGCTGCAGGAGACTGTGGAGCCAGACCCCCTCCTCATAGCACTGGAGTC GCAGGACTGTGTGGAGCAGCTTCTGAAGAACATGTTTGATGGGGATCAGACGGAGAGCTGCCTGGTCAGTGGGATGCAGGTGCTGCTTGCCTTGCTGGAGCCAAGGCGTGTTGG AACAGAAGGCTTGGTGGACTCCTTTTCTCAGGGACTGGAAAGGTCGTACTCTGTCAGCAGCAGCATCCTACGTGGCATCGAACCATGGCTGAAGAATTTCCATCAGCTCCTACTCAACCCACCAAAG AAAAAAGCAATCCTGACCACTATTGGTGTGCTGGAGGAGCCCCTGGGGAATGCTCGTCTTCATGGTGCACGCCTCATGGCTGCACtgctgcacacaaacacacccagcaTCAACCAGGAGCTCTGCCGACTCAACACCATGGACTTACTGCTG GACTTGTTTTTTAAGTACACCTGGAATAACTTTTTGCACTTCCAAGTGGAACTATGCATAGCCGCTATTCTTTCCCATGCTGCTCCGGAGGAACAGGCAGAAGCTAGTGGATCAGATGGCACGGTGGAGCTTCTGCAGGGGAGTGGAGATGGGAATGGGAAGCTGGAGACTGCCCCATCCATCACCAGCCCTCCTGAGAACATGATGGTGACCCAT CTGTTCCAGAAGTGCTGCCTGGTACAGAGGATCCTGGAAGCCTGGGAAGCCAATGACCACACACA GGCAGCAGGTGGCATGAGACGTGGGAATATGGGCCACCTCACACGGATCGCCAATGCAGTTGTACAGAACCTGGAGCAGGGCCCGGTGCAGACCCACATCAGTGAAGTCATCCGAG GGCTCCCTGCAGATTGCCGTGGACGCTGGGAGAGCTTTGTGGAAGAGACGCTGATGGAGACCAACCGCAGGAACACTGTGGACCTG GTGAGCACTCACCACCTTCACTCCTCAAGTGAGGACGAGGACATTGAGGGGACTTTCCCTAACGAGCTGTCCCTTCAGCAG GCCTTCTCTGAGTACCAGATCCAGCAGATGACAGCAAACTTTGTGGATCAGTTTGGCTTCAATGATGAGGAATTTGCAGACCAGGATGACAACATCAA TGCCCCATTTGACCGGATTGCAGAGATCAACTTCAACATCGAAGCCGATGAGGACAGT CCCAGTGCAGCTCTGTTTGAAGCCTGCTGCAGTGATCGGATCCAGCCCTTcgatgatgatgaagaggaggacaTCTGGGAAGATGAGGAGACTCGATGCACTGCCCGGGTGATGGCCAGAGCCAG GTTTGGAGTCCCTCATGTCTCGGATAATTACTCAAAGAATGCCTTGGAACATGGAGGCCAGGACAGGAAGACTGGCTCAGCAGCAGCTAGGAACGTGCCTGGATTGGCCACTCCCTCATCCCCTACACAGAAAGAAGGTCCTCTCTCAGAGAGCGATTCAGCAG GTACTACATGGACAGCAGTTTTTGACGAGCCAGTGAACCCACTGTCTGCAGCCCCAGGAGCTGCGAGGGATGTGGGTTCTAGTGCGTGGGCAGCCGGTCCTTCAGTTGCAGAGGAGAAAGGCTGGGCCAAATTCACTGACTTCCAGCCTTTCTGCTG CTCTGAGACAGGGCCCCGGTGCAGCTCTCCTGTGGACATGGACCACAGCAATGCTGAGGATGGCCAGAGTCCAGGCCCAGAGAAAGCCT TTGGTCCTACCTCGCCTTGTGCCTGGAATGCCTGTGTCACTAGGAAGGCCCCACTGGTAGTGTCTGACAGCAGCTCCTCTGGGGGATCGGACAGTGAAGACGATGAGAAGGCAACGGGAGCTGTGAATGCTGTGTGCATAGGCCACACTGGAAAGGCCTCCCTGCCACCCAGGATAGCGGAGGCCGTTGCTGGCAG GGCTGAGTGTCCTGACAGTACGGTGTTAGCCCCTGCCTGCCCTGCACCTTCAGAAGTGACCGTCAGTCCTGCTATGGCTACCATAGCACCAAGCAAGGCAGGCTCTCCCATGGCCACCATAGTGGTCTCTTCCTCAGTGACTACTGCAGTGCCCCCGGGACCGATCACGGCTGTAACCACAGCAGCCCCAGCCATAGTTGCCACCCTGGGGACAATGACAAAGGACAG GAAGACAGATGCCCTGCCAGAAGGAGCTGCCTTAAATGGTCCTGTGTAA